CAATGCTTTCTGGTGTGAGTTCGGTAATGGAGCTTAGAGCGTTCCAATGTTGCCTATCAGCTATTAGACCATGCTTTAGCATTTCTGCAAAGCCACTTCTTAATTCAATGAAGGGTAATGTTTTCAAGAAATCTGTATAGACAAAAATCTGTTCAGGAAGAGCAAAAGTCCCTACGATATTTTTAAGATACTGGTGGTCTATTCCTGTTTTTCCACCTATGGAAGCATCACACATAGAAAGGAGCGTGGTTGGGAGGTTAATAAAACTAAAACCTCTTTTGTAGGTAGAAGCGATAAAGCCACCTAAATCGCTAATAACACCACCGCCAAGGTTAATGAGCAATGATTTTCTATCTACTTTGAAGTCTGAAAGTATCTCCCAAATTTGTACGGCTGTACCGATGTTTTTATTTTCCTCACCAGCTTCTATCTCTACAATTTCAAAATGAATATCGGTTTGTAAATTTCCTAGAAGAGTGGGGAGGCAGTATTCGTGAATGTTTTCATCTACCAAGATGATAATTTGGCTTGGTTGGGTCTTTTCTAAAAACTGATTAAGACTACTAAAATCGGAATCTAAACGACTAATCATAAGTGTTAAATTTCAGCAAAGATAACTATATTTTTGGAGTAGATATTTTAAAATAGAGCTTTTAAAAAGATGATACTATCAAGTTGAAAATTCTAAAAATACCATAGTCCATAAAATTCATACTCCAAAGGATAACTAGAAATACTAATAGAACAATGATTCGTTGTTTCTTATCAAATCTCCTCCAATACGAAGTAATGGTATAATACAATAGAAAGATACTGGTTAGAAAGTTAATAGCTCTAAGTATGTAACTTTGTTGAATATCTTTATCACAATGAAGACTAAATGAGTTAACTATATTAAAAGCTGATAAGCTTAATACCACAATAATAATTGATATTATTGGTACATCATCAAAGAATAATTTATGTACAACTAACAGTAAAACAGAACAGAAAAACGGTACAATCCAAATTTGTACGGCAGCTAAGTTATAAATACGGATATAAAAATCAAGAATTCCTATTCCCCAAATAATAAAAGAAGAGAGAATTAAATTTTTAATAAAATGATAGATAAAACTGGAATTGATTTGCATTTAATTAATATGTTGTTTGTTATAGCAAAATCATTTTCATCATAGCTAAATTATAAAAATAAATTAAACTCTATTGGCTTGTTTGGAGTATTTGCTATTATCAACGATTATTTGAAAAGGAACTAAATTTTAATAAAGAAATTAGTTTTAAATCGGATAAATTAGATAAATTTGTCGTCGTATAAAAAACAACTAATAATGAGTCTTTTTAACGATGCCAAAGTCGCTTTTGCAGATAAAACAACAGAACAGCTAGAGAAAGCAAAGTGGATGTTTACTATGATTAAGTTTCCACAACTGACTAATATGGGGATAAACCTTCTTAACTTTAGTATTAAAAATAATTTTCCTTTTGTTGAGGGGATTGTTGAAAAAACATTATTCCAGCAGTTTTGTGGTGGCGTTACTAGAGAGCAAAGCCAGAAGGTAGTTAATGAGATGTATCAGCGTCATATAGGCAGCATCTTTGATTATGCTATAGAAGGTAAAGAAGAAGAACAAGCCTTTGACTATACTTGCGAAGAAATAAAACAAAATATTCTATACGCTGCGGGGAATCCTGCCATTCCTTTTGTAGTTTTTAAACCAACAGGATTTGGGAGGTTAGATTTATATGCAGAAGTTCAGGCGAAAAAAGAGCTAACAAGTTCAGAAAAAGAAGAGTGGAGCAGGGTAGTGAAACGCTACGAAGAAGTTTGTCAGTTAGCATACGACAAAGGTGTGATAGTAATGGTAGATGCCGAAGAGTCTTGGATACAAACAGCCGTAGATGATTTGGTAAACGAAATGAAATCTCGTTATAATAAGGAGAGAGCCATTGTGTGGAATACCATTCAGATGTATAGAACAGGAAGATTGGAGTATCTAGCCGAAGACTTAGAAAGAGCCAAATCTAAAGGTTACTACTTAGGTTATAAGTTTGTGAGAGGGGCTTATATGGAGAAAGAAAGAGAAAGAGCAGAAAAAATGGGTTACCCATCACCTATCCAGCCAACAAAACAGGCTTCTGATGATAATTATAATGCAGGGATAGATTTTGTAATGGCTAATTTAGATAAGGTTTCGGCGTTCTTTGGAACTCATAATGAGAAATCTACGGAGTTGGTAATGGATAGAATGAAAGAAAAAGGTCTGCCGAATGATTTTCAACAAATCCATTTTGGACAACTTTATGGAATGAGTGATAATATCACTTACTATCTAGGAAACCAAAAATACAATGCGTGTAAATATCTGCCTTATGGTCCAGTGAAAGATGTAGTGCCATACCTTACAAGAAGAGCCCAAGAGAATACTTCTGTGGCGGGGCAAACAGGTAGAGAGCTATCTCTAATAGAAAGAGAACTTAAAAGAAGAAAAACAGAAAGATAAAATCTATCTAAGATATACAAAAAAGCCAAAGTAAAGCCTTTTACTTTGGCTTTTTTATTTTAGGCTAGGATTGTTAGGCCAAAGTTGCACTTGTTTCAAAAAAAGTTTTGTTTCTTTTGGATATTCAAAACCTAAGGTCTATATTTGTGCTGTATTTGTACCTTAACATCATCGGAAATGTTATCAAGAAAGGCGGAGGGACTAGACCCTATGAAGCCTTAGCAACCCTTTCATCAAGAAAGAAGGTGCTACATTCTACCTATTTAGGGATAGATAACTAAAAGATTTCTACATTACCTTTTGAGCTTTCTTTTTAACATTTCAATGATTTTTAAATTTTATTGAAATGGAAACTAGCATATTTAATCAGTTCGATGCCTTGCTGCAAAAGAGGATACTTATTTTGGACGGTGCTATGGGCACTATGATACAACGATATAACTTTACCGAAGAAGACTATCGTAGCGAACGCTTTAAAGATTGGGAGCACCCTGTTAAAGGGAATAACGACTTGTTATCCCTCACACAGCCACAAGCGATAGAGGAGATACATCGTCTGTATTTAGACGCAGGGGCAGACATTATAGAAACCAACACCTTTTCTAGCACTACCATTGCGATGGCAGACTACGCAATGGAGTCTTTGGTGGAAGAACTCAACTATGAATCGGCTAGAATTGCTAAAAAACTTTGTGAAGTTTACACCGAAAACAATCCTGATAAACCTCGTTTTGTGGCAGGAGCAATGGGACCTACTAACAGAACGGCGTCGTTGTCTCCAGATGTTAATGACCCAGGCTATAGGGCAATTACCTTTGAAGATTTAAGAAAAGCTTACAAGCAACAGGCAAAAGCATTATTAGAAGGTGGTGCTGATATTTTACTCGTTGAAACCATCTTTGATACGCTTAACGCCAAAGCCGCTTTGTTTGCTATTGATGAGCTGGCAGAGGAGAGAAACACCAGAATTCCTATTATGGTATCAGGTACAATCACCGATGCCTCTGGGAGAACCCTTAGCGGACAAACAGCAGAGGCTTTTCTTATTTCGGTTTCTCATTTAGACTTGCTGAGTGTAGGGCTTAATTGTGCCTTGGGAGCTAAGCAGCTCACACCTTATTTACAGGCTTTGTCAGAACATTCTAATTTTTACATTTCGGTGTATCCTAACGCGGGGTTGCCCAATGCTTTTGGAGCATACGATGAAACGGCAGAGCAAACGGCAGAGCAAGTTAAAGAGTATTTAGATAAACGGTTGGTCAATATCATTGGGGGCTGTTGTGGTACAACACCAGAGCATATTCGTGCCATTGCCGAATTGGTACAACATTATGAACCTAGAAAACTTAATCTCGTATGAAAGGAAATCATCATCAGTTAGAACTTCCTGCGAGACCGCTTAAATTGTCAGGGTTAGAGCCGCTTATCATCACTCCCGAATCTAACTTTGTGAATGTTGGGGAAAGAACGAATGTTGCAGGGTCTAAACGATTTTTAAGGCTGGTAAAAGAGGGCAACTATTCTGAAGCTTTAGAGATTGCAAGGCATCAGGTGGAAGGTGGCGCTCAGATTTTAGATGTCAATATGGACGATGGACTTATTGACGGTAAAGAAGCTATGGTAAAATTCTTAAACCTCATCGCTTCCGAGCCTGATATTGCTCGTATTCCGATTATGATAGACTCTTCCAAGTGGGAGATTTTAGAGGCTGGGTTACAGGTAGTACAAGGTAAAGCGGTGGTCAATTCCATTAGCCTTAAAGGTGGCGAAGAAGAATTTATCAATCAAGCTAAAAAAATAAAAAGATACGGTGCGGCAGTTATTGTTATGGCTTTTGATGAAGTGGGGCAAGCCGATACTTACGACAGAAGGATAGAAATCGCGGAGCGGTCTTATCGCCTTTTGGTAAATAAAGTCAATTTTGCTCCAGAGGATATTATTTTTGACCTTAATATATTTCCTGTAGCTACGGGAATGGAAGAACACAGACGAAACGCTATAGATTTTATTGAAGCGACGAGATGGGTAAGACAAAATTTACTGTATGCTTCGGTAAGTGGAGGCGTGAGTAATGTGTCGTTTTCTTTTAGAGGTAATGATACCGTGAGGGAAGCCATGCACTCGGTATTTTTATACCACGCCATACAAGCAGGAATGAATATGGGGATTGTAAACCCTACTATGTTAGAGGTGTATGACGAAATTCCTAAAGAACTTCTAACCCTAGTAGAAGATGTTATATTAGACCGAAAAGATGATGCTACAGAACGCCTACTAGAATATTCAGAAACGCATAAATCTACCAAAAAGGAAAAGGTAGAAGATTTATCGTGGAGAGAACAATCTTTGCAAGAACGAATTACCTACTCATTAGTAAAGGGTATCGACCGCTTTGTAGAGGAAGATATGGACGCCGCTCTTAAAGTGAGTGAAAAGCCTTTAGATATAATAGAAAATAACCTTATGACAGGTATGGGCGTAGTGGGTGATTTATTTGGAAGTGGGAAGATGTTTCTGCCTCAAGTGGTAAAATCGGCTAGAGTGATGAAAAAAGCCGTGGCTTACCTTCAGCCTTTTATAGAGCGCGAAAAAGATGCTACACGACCGTCCAATGGTAAAATTTTAATGGCAACCGTAAAGGGAGATGTACACGATATTGGTAAAAATATTGTGAGTGTGGTGTTGGGTTGCAACAATTACGATATTGTAGATTTGGGCGTAATGGTACCTGCTGAAAAGATAATCCAAACAGCGATAGACGAAAAGGTAGATGTTATAGGACTTAGTGGACTGATTACTCCGAGTTTGGACGAGATGGTACACATTGCCTCTGAATTAGAAAGGCAAAATCTAGAATTTCCTTTAATGATAGGCGGTGCTACGACTTCAAAAGCCCATACAGCGGTTAAAATTGCTCCTCAGTATCGCAATACGGTAGTTCATGTTAATGATGCGTCTAGGGCGGTAAATGTGGTAAGTTCTCTACTTAATAAAGAGAAATCTAATGCTTATGCTCTTAATTTGAGAGAGGAATATGATGAGTTTAGAGAGAAATTTCTTGGTAGAAAAATAGAGAAGGAGTATGTCTCAATAAAAGAAGCAAGACAAGAACGCTTTAAAATTGATTGGGATAAAGAAATCATTTCCAAGCCTAATAGTTTAGGAATAAAGGTAATTGAAAATCAAGATTTGGAAGCTTTGTTACCTTATATAGATTGGTCGCCGTTTTTTAGAAGTTGGGATTTACACGGTAAATATCCACAGATTTTAGAAGATGAGGTCGTTGGTGTTCAGGCTCGAGAACTGTATCATGATGCTCAAAAAATGCTCAGCCATATTCTAAAGGAGAAAACACTTACAGCGAAAGCTGTTTTTGGGATTTTTCCTGCTCAATCTAATGATAAAGACGATATTATCATCAATAAAAATGAGGAAAAAATAGCCTTTAGAACATTAAGGCAACAGCTTAAAAAATCCAAAGGAAAGCCTTACTATGCTTTGTCGGATTTTATTGCTCCAGAAACTTCGGGTAAGCAAGATTATTTGGGGTTGTTTTGTGTAACGGCTGGTTTTGGTACAGAAGAATTAGCTAAAGCCTACGAGGCTCAAAATGACGATTATAACGCCATTATGGTAAAGGCTCTTGCGGATAGATTTGCAGAGGCTTTTGCAGAATATCTGCACCGTGAGGTAAGATTAAAATATTGGGGATATGCCCAAGATGAAAGTTTAGATAACGAGGCGCTTATTGCCGAAAAATATAGGGGGATTCGTCCAGCTCCAGGGTATCCTGCATGTCCAGACCATTTGGAAAAAGAAACCATTTGGGAAGTACTCAAAGTAGAGGAAGAAATAGGGGTTTACCTCACCGAAAGTTTAGCGATGTTTCCTACGGCATCGGTGTCGGGGTATTACTTTGGAAGTTCTCACGCCAAATATTTTGGAGTGGGCAGAATTACAGAAGACCAGTTAGAAGATTACGCTAATAGAAAAAACATCAGTATAGAAAAAGCAAGAAAATGGCTTACTTCTAACTTATCAGAGTAGTTTAGTTTTTGTGTAAAATATTAAAATTTGATTATGAAAGTAACAGAACATATAAAAAAATCAGAAGGTAAAACCTTATTTTCGTTTGAGATATTACCTCCATTAAAGGGACAGAATATACAATGTATTTTTGATGCCATAGACCCTCTTATTGAGTTTAATCCTAGCTTTATAGATGTTACCTACCATAGAGAAGAGTATGAATATGTAGAGGTAAGAGATGGCTTGTTAGAAAAAAGAGTGGTAAGAAAACGCCCTGGTACAGTGGGGATTTGTGCTGCAATACAGAATAAATATAAGGTAGATGCTATTCCGCATATCCTTTGTGGTGGCTTTAATAGAGAGGATACCGAGAATTTTTTAATTGATTTAGATTTTTTGGGTATAGATAATGTAGTTGCATTGAGGGGAGATGCAGTAAAGTCCGAAATTTATTTTAAACCTGAGAAAAATGGTCATACTTATGCTTCAGATTTGGTAAAGCAGATACAGAATATGAATAAAGGGATTTACTTAGATACTAGCTTGGAGAAAGCAGCTCCTACCAATTTTTCTGTAGGTGTGGCTGGTTATCCAGAGAAGCATATGGAAGCCGCTAGTTTTTCTCAAGACATAGGTCATCTTAAGAAAAAAGTGGAGGCAGGTGCAGATTATATTGTGACCCAAATGTTTTTTGATAATCAAAAATACTTTGATTTTGTAGACAGATGCCGTTCCGAAGGGATAGAAGTCCCAATTATACCAGGACTTAAGCCTATTGCCACTAAAAGTCAGTTGAGTCTTATTCCGCATAGATTTAAGGTAGATTTGCCAGATGATTTGGTAACGGCTATTACTAAAGCCAATAACAATAATGAAGCTAAAGAAATCGGTGTAGAATGGTGCATAGAGCAAAGTAAGGATTTAATGAAAAAAGGAGTGCCTATTCTCCATTATTACTCTATGGGTAAAAGCGAAAGTGTAAGAAAAATAGCAGAGGCTATATTTTAAGATTGATATTGGTTCAGGCTATCTCTCACGATAGCCTGAACGTTTTTATTAGTCAATTTCTTTTGAAATCAATAGGCTTACAGCATTTCCTCCAAATCCAACAGCATTTACTAGTATATTATTGATTTTCTTTTCTTTGGTTATGTTTTGTTTTTCAATAAAAGGAACTTCAATGAGTTGTTGGTGCTCTAACATTAGCAAAGCCAATTCTAAACTCAAAATTCCAGAAGCTCCAAAGGTGTGCCCTATTTTCCATTTATTAGTGGTAAAGAAAGGAATGTTATGAGGTGTAAAAACATCTTCTATGGCAAATTTTTCGGAGGTATCACCTTTAATAGTTCCAGGAGAATGCATCACGATGGCATCTACTTTAGACTTGTCAATATTTCGAGTTGCCATTTCCATCGTCATTCTAAGGCATTCAGCCCTTTCGGAAATAGAAATGTTATGGGTTAAAGGCTCCGAAGCAACGCCTATTCCTGTAATATAAGCGAATGGTGGTCTTTCGCCTGTGAGTTTACCGATCGCCATAGAACCAGCACCTTCGCCTAAGACCATCGTATTTTCTGTTTTAGAAATATCTCCAGCAAGGCAAGGATAGTTTTCGCCTAGGCGATGAGAGTAGATTTTAAGGGCTTTCATTTGAGCGATACTAAACGGCGTTAAAGAAGCCTCGGCACCACCTACCAAAAACTGATTGGTAAATCCAGCTTTTATCCACGCAATGCCGTTGAGTACAGAATGTAAAGCCGTAGAGCAAGTAATGGAATGAGAAAAGTCTGGACCTGTAATGCCTAAATCCTGAAGCACCCAAGTTGAGATATTACCCAAAGTGGTAAGCGGAGAGGTTAGGGTAGGAGTTTTTCCTGTTTCTAAAAAGGTTTGGTAGAATTTTTCAAAACTTTCAGTAGCACCTCTGGAGGAACCTAAATTTACCCCAATATTATCGTTAGTATTCCATTGGGCTTCTTTAAAGGCCATTCTTGAAGCAAGTATACCGTACAGTACAGAAGGGTCTAGCTTTTTGTAAGAAGGGTGTTCTTCTTTTAAAGCATTCAGATGAGGTATTACGCTATCATGCAGTTTTCCCATTAAGGTAGTCTCTCCGTTGGAAAGTTCTTTTTTTAAGTAGGATTTGTCATCACAATAGGCATTCCAAATGTCTGTTTTGTGCATGCCTAGAGCAGATACACTGCCAAATCCGTAAATACCAATAGCCTCGTCTAGCTTCATCTGTCTAAATCTGTGTTAAGAAGGAGCAAAGATAAAAATATGAGATGGACTGAATCTACTTTTTAGTGATATTTTTGTACTTTAGCCCCAGAATTATTCCCTTTGAAATGAATATTCCCAAAAGATTATTAGATAAAATTTCCGAACGAAAAGAAAAAAATGCGTGGCGAGTGTTAACGGAATACACAGGCGAATATGTAGATTTTTTTTCTAATGATTATCTAGGTTTTTCTAAAGAAGTTTTGTTAGAAGATGATAAAGTTGCTTCGTATTCAAAGGTATTGGGTGGCTCTACGGGGTCTAGACTATTGTCTGGTAATTTGCCTATTTTTAGAGAAGTAGAAGAGGTTATCAAAGACTTTCATCAGTCGGAAGCAGCTCTTATTTTCAATTCGGGATATAATGCTAATTTAGGCGTGCTTAGTGCTTTACCTCAAAGGAATGATTGGGTATTGTATGATGAACTTTCTCACGCTTCCATAAGAGATGGCATTCGGTTGTCTTATGCACAATCTAAAAAGTTTAAACATAACGATTTAGAAGACTTAGAACATTTACTTAAAACCAGAAAAGAAACATTGGTTGCAGGAGAGATTTATATCGTTACAGAATCTGTTTTCTCTATGGACGGCGATGCTCCTGATATTGAAGCTCTGTTCAATCTTGCTCAACGTTATGGAGCTTATGTTATCATAGACGAGGCTCACGCTTTGGGTGTTTTGGGAGAATATGGGAGCGGACTAAGCCAAGTATGGTGTCAGCATTCGGCTTTGCTTTGTAGGGTGGTTACTTTTGGTAAAGGTCTAGGGTGTCACGGTGCGGCGGTGCTTTGTTCAGAATTGTTGAGGGAATATCTTATCAACTTTGCAAGGAGTTTTATTTATACTACAGCTTTGGATAGGCATTCGGTGTCCTCTATTTTAAAAGGATATAAAGCCCTTAAAACTCAAACACATCAAAGAGAAAAATTACTCACGAATATTGCTTTTTTCAAAGGAGAAGTAGAACGCCTAGGGCTTAGTGATTACTTTATTCCTAGTGTTGCACCTATACAAGGTATGCTGGTACAAGGCAATAGTCAAGCTAAACTATTGTCTAAAACTTTGGAAGAAAACGGCTATATTGCCAAAGCAATACTTTCGCCTACCGTTCCCGAGGGCAAAGAACGATTGAGATTTTGTATACACGCTTACAACACACCTTCGGAGATAACGGGAGCTTTAGAAATTGCCCACGATTTTATCATTTCTAATGTAAAGAAATAAACTTATGAAACTATTTGTTACAGGCATAGGTACAGAGGTTGGCAAAACCATGATTTCTGCCATATTGGTAGAGGCTTTAGGAGCTGATTATTGGAAACCTATACAAGCAGGAGATTTAGACTTTTCGGATACAGATAAAGTGAGAAGTTTGGTTACTCGTACAGATGTATCGTTTCACCCAAATGCTTATGCCCTTAATACACCTGCTAGTCCGCATTATTCGGCAGAATTAGATGGCGTGTCTATCAGACTTGAATCTATGGTAGAACCTCTTGCCGATAACGATTTGGTGATAGAAGGTGCAGGTGGTGTGATGGTTCCCATAAATGATAAGGATACTTTTTTAGATTTCATTAAGGAAGATTATAAGGTAGTTTTAGTTTCTAGAAATTATTTAGGAAGTATCAACCATACTTTAATGACTTACGAAGTGCTTAAAAATAAAGGCGTTAATTTTTTAGGTATTGTGTTTAATGGAGAAGCTAATCCTTCCACAGAACAGATTATCATCTCTAAAACTCAACTAGAAGTAATAGGTAGGGTAGCGGAAGAACCAATATGGAATAAAGAAACAGTGCGAAAATACGCTTCTGTGTTTAATACTAATTTTTTCAAAAAATGAATTGGAGCGAAAAAGATTTAGAATACAACTGGCACCCATACACACAACATAAAGGGCTAAAAGAACTCCCTGTAATTGTGAAGGGCAAAGGCGAGTTTTTATGGGATACCAATGGTAAGCGCTATATAGACGGCATTGCCAGTTGGTGGGTTAATCCGTTTGGACATAGTAACTCTGTTTTAGCAGAAGCTATTTATAATCAGCTTAATACTTTAGAGCATGTGTTGTTTGGAGGTTTTACGCATACCAAAGCAATTGAACTTTCAGAGCGGTTATTAAGTTTATTGCCCTCTAATCAGAAAAAGATATTTTACTCGGATAATGGTTCTACGGCGGTGGAAATAGCTATCAAGGCTGCCCTCCAATTTTTTTATAACAAAGGTTTAAAAAAAACTAAGATTATTGCTTTTGAAAATGCTTTCCATGGGGATACCTTTGGAGCGATGGCGGCTAGTGGGATTTCATTTTTCACCGAAGCTTTTAAAAACTCCCTTATAGAAGTAGAAAGAATACCTGTGCCTACCAAAGGAAACGAGGAAAGATGCATTAAACAATTTGAAACTTTGGTAAAAACAGATGAGTTTGCGTGCTTTATTTTTGAACCATTGATACTTGGTGCGGCAGGAATGCAAATGTACGATGCAGAGCCTCTCAATCAATTGATTACTATTGCTAAACAAAACCAAGTGTTTACCATAGCTGATGAGGTTATGACGGGCTTTGGTAAAACGGGCAAAACTTTCGCTTGTGAATATCTTTCTCAACAACCAGATATGATGTGTTTTTCCAAAGCTCTAACGGGGGGAACTATACCTATGGCGGTTACTAGCTTTTCGGAGGAGGTGTTTCAAGGGTTTTATGATGATGATGTTAATAAAGCCTTGTTTCATGGGCATACTTTTACGGCTAATCCTACGGGCTGTTCGGCGGCTTTAGCAACGATAAATCTCTTGCTTACAGACGAAATGCAAAGGCATATTAAAAGGGTTCATCAGTCTCACCTTAAATTTTTGAAACAACTAGAAGGGAAGAAAGTGGCTAATGCTAGAGTGCTAGGTGTTATTTTAGCATTTGAGTTAGAGTTAGACGGT
This Riemerella anatipestifer DNA region includes the following protein-coding sequences:
- the aroB gene encoding 3-dehydroquinate synthase; its protein translation is MISRLDSDFSSLNQFLEKTQPSQIIILVDENIHEYCLPTLLGNLQTDIHFEIVEIEAGEENKNIGTAVQIWEILSDFKVDRKSLLINLGGGVISDLGGFIASTYKRGFSFINLPTTLLSMCDASIGGKTGIDHQYLKNIVGTFALPEQIFVYTDFLKTLPFIELRSGFAEMLKHGLIADRQHWNALSSITELTPESIAPFIETSMKIKQEVVNKDFKEQNVRKTLNFGHTIGHAVESLFMALEKPIPHGEAVALGMITESYLALTEGLIDNETYHNIEKQLLRFYPYISIKELSNDNIITLMKNDKKNQNGIVNFALINEIGSCLFDYKVDEKQIIAALDYYRNLEK
- a CDS encoding proline dehydrogenase family protein, translated to MSLFNDAKVAFADKTTEQLEKAKWMFTMIKFPQLTNMGINLLNFSIKNNFPFVEGIVEKTLFQQFCGGVTREQSQKVVNEMYQRHIGSIFDYAIEGKEEEQAFDYTCEEIKQNILYAAGNPAIPFVVFKPTGFGRLDLYAEVQAKKELTSSEKEEWSRVVKRYEEVCQLAYDKGVIVMVDAEESWIQTAVDDLVNEMKSRYNKERAIVWNTIQMYRTGRLEYLAEDLERAKSKGYYLGYKFVRGAYMEKERERAEKMGYPSPIQPTKQASDDNYNAGIDFVMANLDKVSAFFGTHNEKSTELVMDRMKEKGLPNDFQQIHFGQLYGMSDNITYYLGNQKYNACKYLPYGPVKDVVPYLTRRAQENTSVAGQTGRELSLIERELKRRKTER
- a CDS encoding aminotransferase class I/II-fold pyridoxal phosphate-dependent enzyme encodes the protein MNIPKRLLDKISERKEKNAWRVLTEYTGEYVDFFSNDYLGFSKEVLLEDDKVASYSKVLGGSTGSRLLSGNLPIFREVEEVIKDFHQSEAALIFNSGYNANLGVLSALPQRNDWVLYDELSHASIRDGIRLSYAQSKKFKHNDLEDLEHLLKTRKETLVAGEIYIVTESVFSMDGDAPDIEALFNLAQRYGAYVIIDEAHALGVLGEYGSGLSQVWCQHSALLCRVVTFGKGLGCHGAAVLCSELLREYLINFARSFIYTTALDRHSVSSILKGYKALKTQTHQREKLLTNIAFFKGEVERLGLSDYFIPSVAPIQGMLVQGNSQAKLLSKTLEENGYIAKAILSPTVPEGKERLRFCIHAYNTPSEITGALEIAHDFIISNVKK
- a CDS encoding homocysteine S-methyltransferase family protein, producing the protein METSIFNQFDALLQKRILILDGAMGTMIQRYNFTEEDYRSERFKDWEHPVKGNNDLLSLTQPQAIEEIHRLYLDAGADIIETNTFSSTTIAMADYAMESLVEELNYESARIAKKLCEVYTENNPDKPRFVAGAMGPTNRTASLSPDVNDPGYRAITFEDLRKAYKQQAKALLEGGADILLVETIFDTLNAKAALFAIDELAEERNTRIPIMVSGTITDASGRTLSGQTAEAFLISVSHLDLLSVGLNCALGAKQLTPYLQALSEHSNFYISVYPNAGLPNAFGAYDETAEQTAEQVKEYLDKRLVNIIGGCCGTTPEHIRAIAELVQHYEPRKLNLV
- the bioD gene encoding dethiobiotin synthase, which translates into the protein MKLFVTGIGTEVGKTMISAILVEALGADYWKPIQAGDLDFSDTDKVRSLVTRTDVSFHPNAYALNTPASPHYSAELDGVSIRLESMVEPLADNDLVIEGAGGVMVPINDKDTFLDFIKEDYKVVLVSRNYLGSINHTLMTYEVLKNKGVNFLGIVFNGEANPSTEQIIISKTQLEVIGRVAEEPIWNKETVRKYASVFNTNFFKK
- the metH gene encoding methionine synthase; the protein is MKGNHHQLELPARPLKLSGLEPLIITPESNFVNVGERTNVAGSKRFLRLVKEGNYSEALEIARHQVEGGAQILDVNMDDGLIDGKEAMVKFLNLIASEPDIARIPIMIDSSKWEILEAGLQVVQGKAVVNSISLKGGEEEFINQAKKIKRYGAAVIVMAFDEVGQADTYDRRIEIAERSYRLLVNKVNFAPEDIIFDLNIFPVATGMEEHRRNAIDFIEATRWVRQNLLYASVSGGVSNVSFSFRGNDTVREAMHSVFLYHAIQAGMNMGIVNPTMLEVYDEIPKELLTLVEDVILDRKDDATERLLEYSETHKSTKKEKVEDLSWREQSLQERITYSLVKGIDRFVEEDMDAALKVSEKPLDIIENNLMTGMGVVGDLFGSGKMFLPQVVKSARVMKKAVAYLQPFIEREKDATRPSNGKILMATVKGDVHDIGKNIVSVVLGCNNYDIVDLGVMVPAEKIIQTAIDEKVDVIGLSGLITPSLDEMVHIASELERQNLEFPLMIGGATTSKAHTAVKIAPQYRNTVVHVNDASRAVNVVSSLLNKEKSNAYALNLREEYDEFREKFLGRKIEKEYVSIKEARQERFKIDWDKEIISKPNSLGIKVIENQDLEALLPYIDWSPFFRSWDLHGKYPQILEDEVVGVQARELYHDAQKMLSHILKEKTLTAKAVFGIFPAQSNDKDDIIINKNEEKIAFRTLRQQLKKSKGKPYYALSDFIAPETSGKQDYLGLFCVTAGFGTEELAKAYEAQNDDYNAIMVKALADRFAEAFAEYLHREVRLKYWGYAQDESLDNEALIAEKYRGIRPAPGYPACPDHLEKETIWEVLKVEEEIGVYLTESLAMFPTASVSGYYFGSSHAKYFGVGRITEDQLEDYANRKNISIEKARKWLTSNLSE
- the metF gene encoding methylenetetrahydrofolate reductase [NAD(P)H], translated to MKVTEHIKKSEGKTLFSFEILPPLKGQNIQCIFDAIDPLIEFNPSFIDVTYHREEYEYVEVRDGLLEKRVVRKRPGTVGICAAIQNKYKVDAIPHILCGGFNREDTENFLIDLDFLGIDNVVALRGDAVKSEIYFKPEKNGHTYASDLVKQIQNMNKGIYLDTSLEKAAPTNFSVGVAGYPEKHMEAASFSQDIGHLKKKVEAGADYIVTQMFFDNQKYFDFVDRCRSEGIEVPIIPGLKPIATKSQLSLIPHRFKVDLPDDLVTAITKANNNNEAKEIGVEWCIEQSKDLMKKGVPILHYYSMGKSESVRKIAEAIF
- a CDS encoding beta-ketoacyl synthase N-terminal-like domain-containing protein yields the protein MKLDEAIGIYGFGSVSALGMHKTDIWNAYCDDKSYLKKELSNGETTLMGKLHDSVIPHLNALKEEHPSYKKLDPSVLYGILASRMAFKEAQWNTNDNIGVNLGSSRGATESFEKFYQTFLETGKTPTLTSPLTTLGNISTWVLQDLGITGPDFSHSITCSTALHSVLNGIAWIKAGFTNQFLVGGAEASLTPFSIAQMKALKIYSHRLGENYPCLAGDISKTENTMVLGEGAGSMAIGKLTGERPPFAYITGIGVASEPLTHNISISERAECLRMTMEMATRNIDKSKVDAIVMHSPGTIKGDTSEKFAIEDVFTPHNIPFFTTNKWKIGHTFGASGILSLELALLMLEHQQLIEVPFIEKQNITKEKKINNILVNAVGFGGNAVSLLISKEID